From a single Capsicum annuum cultivar UCD-10X-F1 chromosome 12, UCD10Xv1.1, whole genome shotgun sequence genomic region:
- the LOC124889237 gene encoding uncharacterized protein LOC124889237, producing MNLYATCLNLVQPSLHRRNQIKFGSKKWWEEKKGKSYGFGSQNELRRLRAGWVGIGSSRQVEAIDGVQLVALSQQITDLSRAFAQSVAQNEVMSKTVEELKKQVVSMSHHRHRSPSPDSSSKEETESDEFVDPTP from the coding sequence ATGAATTTATATGCTACTTGTCTGAATTTGGTTCAACCGAGCCTACACAGGaggaatcaaataaaatttggatCGAAAAAGTGGTGGGAGGAAAAAAAGGGGAAAAGCTATGGGTTTGGTTCTCAAAATGAGTTACGACGTCTTCGTGCTGGATGGGTTGGTATTGGTTCCTCGCGCCAGGTTGAGGCGATTGACGGTGTTCAGCTTGTTGCTTTGTCGCAGCAGATTACAGATCTTTCACGGGCCTTCGCACAGTCCGTTGCTCAAAATGAAGTCATGAGCAAAACTGTCGAGGAACTCAAGAAGCAAGTTGTTAGCATGAGTCACCATCGTCACCGTTCTCCATCTCCCGATTCAAGTagcaaagaagaaacagaaagtgATGAGTTTGTTGACCCTACTCCTTAG